From a region of the Cucumis sativus cultivar 9930 chromosome 6, Cucumber_9930_V3, whole genome shotgun sequence genome:
- the LOC101214891 gene encoding lysosomal Pro-X carboxypeptidase: MRFPMFSSPWIPLLLFVFSTSVVTSLQHNRFPRLSPVGEKFLHHSRVLNSLPLDDFKTYYYNQTLDHFNYRPESYTTFPQRYIINFKYWGGPNSSAPIFAYLGAEAPIDDDLDFIGFMTDNAIQFNALLIYIEHRYYGKSIPFRSRDEALGNASTLGYFNSAQAIADYAAILIHVKKEFHANYSPVIVIGGSYGGMLASWFRLKYPHVALGALASSAPILYFDDITPQDGYYSVVTKDFRGLSETCYETIKKSWSEIETVAYQPNGLSILDQEFKTCRPLRGYFELEDYLWSMYASAAQYNHPPKYPVTRICDAIDGTYSVNGTLSKIAAGVFAFRGSVSCYINEPRNETETDVGWRWQSCSEMVMPIGSDDDMFPPSPFDLQSVINYCNRLYGVPPRPHWATTYYGGHDIRLVLQRFGSNIIFSNGLKDPYSIAGVLHNISDSLLAVYTTNGSHCLDILKAHETDPEWLVRQRKTEVGIIKGWISEYYADLKKYKQ; encoded by the exons ATGAGGTTTCCTATGTTTTCTTCCCCATGGATTCCtttattactttttgttttttcaaccTCTGTTGTTACTTCTTTGCAGCATAATAGATTCCCAAGGCTTAGTCCTGTTGGTGAAAAGTTTCTGCATCATTCTCGAGTTTTGAATTCGCTTCCTTTGGATGATTTCAAGACTTATTATTACAATCAAACACTTGATCATTTCAATTATAGACCTGAAAGCTACACAACATTCCCTCAAAGATATATAATCAACTTCAAGTATTGGGGTGGCCCGAATTCGAGTGCACCAATTTTTGCTTACTTGGGTGCTGAAGCACCAATAGATGatgatttagattttattgGGTTTATGACTGATAATGCCATTCAGTTTAATgctcttttaatttatattgag CATCGGTACTATGGAAAATCAATTCCATTTAGATCAAGAGACGAAGCATTGGGAAATGCAAGCACTCTTGGATACTTTAATTCAGCACAAGCAATAGCTGATTATGCTGCCATTCTTATACATGTGAAAAAGGAATTTCATGCTAATTATTCTCCTGTAATTGTTATTGGTGGATCATATGGAGGAA TGTTGGCTTCATGGTTCCGTCTTAAATACCCTCATGTAGCACTAGGAGCTCTTGCATCTTCAGCTCCAATTCTTTATTTCGACGATATCACACCACAGGATGGATACTATTCTGTGGTCACCAAGGATTTTAGA GGTCTCAGTGAAACTTGCTATGAAACTATTAAGAAATCGTGGTCTGAGATTGAAACAGTTGCTTATCAGCCGAATGGTCTCTCCATTCTCGACCAAGAGTTCAAAACATGCCG TCCTTTAAGAGGATACTTTGAGTTGGAAGACTACTTGTGGTCCATGTATGCCAGTGCAGCCCAATATAACCATCCGCCTAAATATCCAGTCACGAGGATATGTGATGCCATCGATGGAACTTATTCTGTGAATGGAACACTTAGCAAAATAGCTGCAGGTGTATTTGCTTTCAGAGGGAGTGTATCCTGTTATATTAACGAGCCCAGAAATGAAACAGAAACTGATGTAGGATGGAGATGGCAG TCATGCAGTGAGATGGTGATGCCAATAGGTTCAGATGATGATATGTTTCCACCATCCCCTTTTGACCTTCAAAGCGTCATCAATTATTGCAATAGACTTTATGGTGTTCCTCCCAGGCCCCATTGGGCTACCACCTACTATGGAGGCCAT GATATACGACTCGTCCTTCAGAGATTCGGTagcaatataattttttccaaTGGACTCAAAGACCCTTACAGTATTGCCGG GGTATTGCACAACATATCAGACAGTCTCCTTGCGGTGTATACAACAAATG GATCTCACTGCTTGGACATTTTAAAGGCACATGAAACTGATCCTGAATGGTTAGTGAGACAGAGAAAGACTGAGGTTGGTATCATTAAAGGATGGATCAGCGAGTATTATGCAGATTTGAAGAAGTACAAACAATAG
- the LOC101215127 gene encoding lysosomal Pro-X carboxypeptidase encodes MFSSPWLPFLLLFLSNSVTAFQFRIPRLSPIGEKFLHHSKALELPPSDDFKTFYFNQTLDHFNYRPESYTTFPQRYIINFKYWGGANSSAPILAYLGPEAPIDSAMNVIGFMTDNAVKFNALLVYIEHRYYGKSIPFGSRKEALRNASTLGYFNSAQALADYAAILIHVKKEFSAKYSPVIVIGGSYGGMLATWFRLKYPHVALGALASSAPILYFNDITPENGYYVIVTKDFREVSQTCYESIRESWSEIETVASQSNGLSVLDKVFKTCSPLRSSTQLENYLWFMYASAAQYNHPSRYPVNRICDAIDQTYSNGTLGKIAAGVFAYRGELSCYINEPINTTETTVGWQWQRCSEMVMPISTGNDTMFPSETFDHESFSIYCNQLYGVTPRPHWVTTYYGGHDIHLILHRFASNIIFSNGLKDPYSIGGVLHNISDSLLAVYTANGSHCLDILTANRMDPEWLVTQRKTEVGIIKEWIDEYYADLANYKK; translated from the exons ATGTTTTCTTCCCCATGGCTTCcatttctacttttatttctttcaaactcTGTCACTGCTTTCCAGTTTAGAATCCCAAGGCTTAGTCCTATTGGTGAAAAGTTTCTGCATCATTCTAAAGCTTTGGAATTACCTCCTTCTGATGATTTTAAGacattttatttcaatcaaACTCTTGATCATTTCAACTATAGGCCTGAAAGCTACACAACATTTCCTCAAAGATATATAATCAACTTCAAGTACTGGGGCGGTGCAAATTCAAGTGCTCCAATTCTTGCTTACTTGGGTCCTGAAGCACCAATAGATTCTGCTATGAATGTTATTGGGTTTATGACAGATAACGCTGTCAAGTTCAATGCTCTTCTAGTATATATTGAG CATAGGTACTATGGAAAATCAATACCATTTGGATCAAGGAAAGAAGCACTAAGAAATGCAAGCACTCTTGGATATTTTAACTCAGCACAAGCATTAGCGGATTATGCAGCTATTCTTATTCATGTAAAAAAGGAGTTTAGTGCTAAGTATTCTCCTGTGATCGTTATCGGTGGATCATATGGAGGAA TGTTGGCTACATGGTTTCGTCTTAAATATCCTCATGTGGCACTAGGAGCTCTTGCTTCTTCAGCTCCAATTCTTTACTTCAACGATATCACACCAGAAAATGGATACTATGTTATTGTCACCAAGGATTTTAGA GAAGTCAGCCAGACTTGCTATGAAAGTATAAGGGAGTCGTGGTCTGAAATAGAAACAGTTGCCTCTCAATCCAATGGCCTTTCTGTTCTCGACAAAGTGTTCAAAACATGCAG TCCTTTAAGAAGTTCCACACAGCTGGAAAACTACTTGTGGTTCATGTATGCAAGTGCTGCCCAATACAACCACCCCTCCAGATATCCAGTCAACAGGATCTGTGATGCCATTGATCAAACTTATTCCAATGGAACACTCGGCAAAATAGCTGCAGGTGTATTTGCTTATAGAGGAGAACTCTCTTGTTATATTAATGAGCCCATAAATACAACTGAAACTACCGTTGGCTGGCAATGGCAG CGATGCAGTGAGATGGTGATGCCAATAAGCACAGGCAATGATACCATGTTTCCATCAGAAACGTTTGATCACGAAAGCTTCAGCATTTACTGCAATCAATTATACGGTGTTACCCCTAGGCCTCACTGGGTTACCACTTATTATGGAGGCCAT GATATACATCTCATTCTTCACAGATTTGCAAGcaacattattttttccaaTGGACTCAAAGATCCTTACAGTATTGGCGG AGTATTACACAATATTTCAGACAGTCTCCTAGCAGTGTATACAGCTAATG GATCTCATTGCTTAGACATCCTAACTGCAAATAGAATGGATCCGGAATGGCTGGTTACACAAAGGAAGACTGAGGTTGGTATCATTAAAGAATGGATCGATGAGTATTATGCAGATTTGGCAAActacaaaaaatag
- the LOC101222253 gene encoding lysosomal Pro-X carboxypeptidase — protein MSFPMFSSSPWLPFILFILSNCVTATQYRIPRLSPIGRTFLHNAEAIPSSISDDFKTFYYNQTLDHFNYRPESYTCFPHRYIINFKYWGGANSSAPILAYLGAEGPLEGDLNAIGFMTDNAARFDALLVYIEHRYYGKSMPFGSREEALKNASTLGYFSSAQAIADYAAVLIHLKQKYHAKDSPVIVLGGSYGGMLAAWFRLKYPHVALGALASSAPILYFEDITPHNGYYSIATKDFREVSETCYETIRDSWSKIEIIGSKPNGLSILSKEFKTCSPLNSSSQLEDYLWSMYAGAAQYNHPPRYPVTRICGGIDGASPGSGIISKVAAGVFAYKGNLSCYNIGPRSETETDVGWRWQRCSEMVMPLSTTNDTMFPPITFDLKSFVDYCYQLYGVSSRPHWVTTYYGGNDIKLILQRFGSNIIFSNGLRDPYSSGGVLQNLSDSLLAVHTPKGSHCLDILRANETDPQWLVKQRETEVRIIEGWISKYYADLEKSKKIN, from the exons ATGAGTTTTCCCATGTTTTCATCATCCCCATGGCTTCCTTTTATACTTTTCATCCTTTCAAACTGTGTTACTGCTACACAGTATAGAATCCCAAGGCTGAGTCCAATTGGCAGAACGTTTCTGCATAATGCTGAAGCTATACCTTCATCTATTTCAGATGATTTCAagacattttattataatcaaaCATTGGATCACTTCAACTATAGGCCTGAGAGCTACACATGCTTCCCTCATAGatatataatcaattttaagtATTGGGGTGGAGCAAATTCTAGCGCTCCGATTCTTGCCTACTTGGGCGCTGAAGGTCCACTAGAAGGAGATTTGAACGCTATAGGGTTCATGACTGATAATGCTGCTCGATTTGATGCTCTTCTTGTTTATATCGAG CATCGATATTATGGGAAATCGATGCCTTTTGGATCAAGAGAAGAGGCACTTAAGAACGCAAGCACTCTAGGCTATTTCAGCTCAGCTCAAGCAATAGCAGATTATGCAGCTGttcttatacatttaaaaCAGAAGTATCATGCTAAAGATTCTCCTGTAATTGTTCTTGGTGGATCATATGGAGGAA TGTTGGCTGCATGGTTCCGTCTTAAATATCCTCATGTGGCACTAGGAGCTCTTGCATCTTCGGCTCCAATTCTTTACTTCGAAGATATCACACCACATAATGGATACTATTCTATCGCCACCAAAGATTTTAGA GAAGTTAGCGAGACTTGCTATGAAACTATTCGAGATTCATGgtccaaaattgaaataattggTTCTAAGCCTAATGGACTTTCCATTCTTAGCAAAGAGTTCAAAACATGCAG TCCTTTGAATAGTTCCTCTCAACTGGAAGACTATTTGTGGTCTATGTATGCTGGTGCAGCCCAATACAACCACCCACCAAGATATCCAGTCACTAGAATCTGTGGTGGCATTGATGGAGCTTCTCCTGGAAGTGGAATTATTAGCAAAGTAGCTGCAGGTGTATTTGCTTATAAAGGAAATCTATCCTGCTACAACATTGGGCCGAGAAGCGAAACTGAAACGGACGTAGGGTGGAGATGGCAG AGATGCAGTGAGATGGTGATGCCATTGAGCACAACCAATGATACTATGTTTCCTCCAATCACTTTTGACCTTAAAAGCTTTGTAGATTACTGCTATCAGTTATACGGCGTTTCTTCGCGGCCTCACTGGGTCACCACCTATTATGGAGGCAAT GACATAAAACTCATCCTTCAGAGATTTGGCAGCAATATCATTTTCTCTAATGGACTCAGAGATCCTTATAGCAGTGGCGG AGTATTGCAAAACTTATCTGACAGTCTTCTTGCAGTTCATACACCCAAAG GATCCCATTGTTTGGACATTTTACGAGCAAACGAAACCGATCCTCAATGGCTAGTGAAACAAAGAGAGACAGAGGTTAGAATCATTGAAGGATGGATCAGCAAGTACTATGCTGATCttgaaaaatccaaaaaaataaattaa
- the LOC101222490 gene encoding uncharacterized protein LOC101222490 isoform X1 — translation MFGLKRLVPHACSIRASLTMQLSVYEDKFLVFPSQHLAQLTSNRFLDIYQGWCFRLRLIFSGVCSLEIKQPLRKSALGYEINRGYFADMSELKQHGGKIAAANKILIPAMAAVKFPEFEVSYSDGKTLKLPIKSDVNVIEGNSSPSGLPMATLLCLSFRANSQAMIDSWSASFLNAFSSSNNVQLYEVSFIDSWFLCRNPIKKLLLRLMRKSSGNAQNDSLQRQIVYSFGDHYYFRKELKILNLLTGYVFLVDKLGRIRWQGFGLATQEEVSSLLSCASLLLEEK, via the exons ATGTTTGGATTGAAGCGATTAGTGCCTCATGCTTGCTCGATACGAGCTTCTTTAACAATGCAGCTCTCTGTTTACGAGGATAAATTCCTTGTTTTTCCTTCGCAGCATTTAGCTCAGCTAACTTCCAATCGATTCCTCGACATTTATCAG GGGTGGTGTTTTAGATTAAGATTGATTTTTTCGGGTGTTTGCAGCTTGGAAATAAAACAGCCATTGAGAAAGAGCGCGCTCGGCT ATGAAATTAATAGAGGATACTTTGCCGATATGTCAGAGCTAAAGCAACATGGTGGAAAG ATTGCAGCTGCTAACAAGATTCTAATTCCGGCTATGGCTGCTGTAAAATTTCCGGAGTTTGAAGTGAGTTATTCTGATGGTAAAACGTTGAAGCTACCGATTAAATCTGATGTGAATGTGATTGAAGGCAATAGTTCGCCATCGGGCTTGCCAATGGCCACGTTACTTTGTCTTTCTTTCAGAGCTAACTCCCAG GCCATGATTGATTCTTGGAGTGCCTCTTTTCTCAATGCCTTTTCTAGTTCAAACAATGTCCAGTTATATGAG GTTTCATTTATAGATTCGTGGTTCTTATGTCGAAATCCAATTAAGAAACTGCTTCTTCGGCTAATGAGGAAATCTAGTGGCAATGCACAAAATGATTCACTTCAGAGGCAGATTGTATACTCATTTGGCGACCATTATTACTTCAGAAAGGAGCTAAAAATACTAAATCTTCTCACTGG GTATGTATTCCTGGTTGATAAACTTGGTAGAATAAGATGGCAAGGCTTTGGATTGGCAACTCAAGAGGAGGTGTCATCTCTTCTTTCATGTGCATCACTTCTTTTGGAAGAGAAATGA
- the LOC101222490 gene encoding uncharacterized protein LOC101222490 isoform X2, giving the protein MFGLKRLVPHACSIRASLTMQLSVYEDKFLVFPSQHLAQLTSNRFLDIYQLGNKTAIEKERARLADEINRGYFADMSELKQHGGKIAAANKILIPAMAAVKFPEFEVSYSDGKTLKLPIKSDVNVIEGNSSPSGLPMATLLCLSFRANSQAMIDSWSASFLNAFSSSNNVQLYEVSFIDSWFLCRNPIKKLLLRLMRKSSGNAQNDSLQRQIVYSFGDHYYFRKELKILNLLTGYVFLVDKLGRIRWQGFGLATQEEVSSLLSCASLLLEEK; this is encoded by the exons ATGTTTGGATTGAAGCGATTAGTGCCTCATGCTTGCTCGATACGAGCTTCTTTAACAATGCAGCTCTCTGTTTACGAGGATAAATTCCTTGTTTTTCCTTCGCAGCATTTAGCTCAGCTAACTTCCAATCGATTCCTCGACATTTATCAG CTTGGAAATAAAACAGCCATTGAGAAAGAGCGCGCTCGGCT TGCAGATGAAATTAATAGAGGATACTTTGCCGATATGTCAGAGCTAAAGCAACATGGTGGAAAG ATTGCAGCTGCTAACAAGATTCTAATTCCGGCTATGGCTGCTGTAAAATTTCCGGAGTTTGAAGTGAGTTATTCTGATGGTAAAACGTTGAAGCTACCGATTAAATCTGATGTGAATGTGATTGAAGGCAATAGTTCGCCATCGGGCTTGCCAATGGCCACGTTACTTTGTCTTTCTTTCAGAGCTAACTCCCAG GCCATGATTGATTCTTGGAGTGCCTCTTTTCTCAATGCCTTTTCTAGTTCAAACAATGTCCAGTTATATGAG GTTTCATTTATAGATTCGTGGTTCTTATGTCGAAATCCAATTAAGAAACTGCTTCTTCGGCTAATGAGGAAATCTAGTGGCAATGCACAAAATGATTCACTTCAGAGGCAGATTGTATACTCATTTGGCGACCATTATTACTTCAGAAAGGAGCTAAAAATACTAAATCTTCTCACTGG GTATGTATTCCTGGTTGATAAACTTGGTAGAATAAGATGGCAAGGCTTTGGATTGGCAACTCAAGAGGAGGTGTCATCTCTTCTTTCATGTGCATCACTTCTTTTGGAAGAGAAATGA
- the LOC101222728 gene encoding aspartic proteinase-like protein 2: MARIVYAGVSVGVLVVLLQAAMVLCGFPAKLTLERAFPTNHGVEIAHLRSRDRVRHGRMLQSSGGVIDFSVSGTYDPFLVGLYYTRVQLGNPPKDFYVQIDTGSDVLWVSCNSCNGCPATSGLQIPLNFFDPGSSTTASLVSCSDQICALGVQSSDSACFGQSNQCAYVFQYGDGSGTSGYYVMDMIHLDVVIDSSVTSNSSASVVFGCSTSQTGDLTKSDRAVDGIFGFGQQDLSVISQLSSRGIAPKVFSHCLKGDDSGGGILVLGEIVEPNVVYTPLVPSQPHYNLNLQSISVNGQVLPISPAVFATSSSQGTIIDSGTTLAYLAEEAYNAFVVAVTNIVSQSTQSVVLKGNRCYVTSSSVSDIFPQVSLNFAGGASLVLGAQDYLIQQNSVGGTTVWCIGFQKIPGQGITILGDLVLKDKIFIYDLANQRIGWTNYDCSMSVNVSTATKTGKSEFVNAGQFSDSGSMQNQPDRFILNLSIFVLFVQLYIFTSFFHS; encoded by the exons ATGGCTCGGATTGTTTATGCTGGAGTGTCGGTGGGTGTTCTCGTGGTGTTGCTTCAGGCTGCAATGGTTTTGTGTGGTTTTCCGGCGAAACTGACACTAGAGAGGGCTTTTCCGACTAATCACGGCGTGGAAATTGCTCATCTCCGTAGTCGGGACCGGGTGAGACATGGTAGAATGTTGCAGTCTTCTGGTGGTGTTATTGATTTTTCTGTTTCTGGAACGTACGACCCATTTCTCGTTGG GCTTTATTACACTAGAGTGCAACTAGGTAATCCTCCAAAGGATTTCTATGTGCAGATCGATACTGGAAGTGATGTTTTGTGGGTTAGCTGCAACTCTTGCAATGGCTGTCCAGCAACTAGTGGGCTCCAG ATTCCGCTCAATTTCTTTGATCCTGGTAGCTCAACAACAGCTTCTTTGGTATCTTGTTCGGACCAAATATGTGCGCTTGGTGTTCAGTCCTCCGATTCTGCCTGTTTTGGCCAGAGCAATCAGTGTGCTTATGTCTTCCAATACGGAGATGGTAGTGGAACATCAGGATATTATGTTATGGACATGATTCATCTTGATGTAGTAATTGATAGTTCTGTGACCTCAAATTCTTCAGCTTCAGTTGTGTTTGG GTGTAGCACATCACAGACTGGAGACTTGACCAAGTCAGACAGGGCAGTTGATGGAATCTTTGGGTTTGGGCAACAGGACCTGTCTGTAATTTCGCAACTGTCTTCACGAGGAATTGCACCGAAAGTGTTCTCTCACTGCTTGAAAGGAGATGATAGTGGTGGGGGAATATTGGTCCTTGGTGAGATTGTGGAGCCAAATGTTGTTTATACTCCTCTAGTCCCATCACA GCCCCACTATAACTTGAATCTTCAAAGCATCTCCGTCAATGGTCAAGTATTGCCTATCAGTCCGGCTGTCTTTGCGACATCAAGTAGCCAAGGAACCATAATTGACTCTGGCACTACTTTGGCATACCTTGCTGAGGAAGCTTATAACGCTTTTGTTGTTGCT GTTACGAACATAGTTTCACAATCGACACAGTCAGTTGTCCTCAAGGGAAATCGATGTTATGTTACCTCCTCCAG TGTCTCTGATATATTTCCACAAGTTAGCTTAAACTTTGCCGGTGGTGCATCATTGGTATTAGGAGCCCAAGACTACCTCATACAACAAAACTCCGTT GGTGGTACTACCGTTTGGTGCATCGGTTTCCAGAAAATTCCAGGTCAAGGGATCACAATTTTAGGAG ACCTTGTTCTGAAAGACAAAATCTTCATTTACGATTTGGCTAATCAACGAATTGGATGGACAAACTATGACT GTTCAATGTCAGTAAATGTTTCTACAGCAACCAAGACTGGAAAGAGTGAATTTGTGAATGCAGGGCAGTTCAGTGATAGTGGCTCTATGCAGAATCAACCTGATAgatttattctaaatttaagcatttttgtattgtttgtTCAATTATACATCTTCACCAGCTTCTTCCACTCATAG